One window from the genome of Molothrus ater isolate BHLD 08-10-18 breed brown headed cowbird chromosome 5, BPBGC_Mater_1.1, whole genome shotgun sequence encodes:
- the CBX6 gene encoding chromobox protein homolog 6 isoform X1, which translates to MELSAVGERVFAAESIIKRRIRKGRIEYLVKWKGWAIKYSTWEPEENILDSRLIAAFEQKERERELYGPKKRGPKPKTFLLKARAQAEALHIGDVHFSVKPGSSTSSPKLHSSAAVHRLKKDIRRCHRMSRRPLPRPDPQNGGSVGGGAGIRPPVSPFSETVRIINRKVKPREPKRSRIILNLKVIDKGGKPANGAGGLARPKIPSRNRVIGKSKKFSESVLRTQIRHMKFGTFSLYNKPSAAPTPSLEGKGEAEGSQAASCGLIMGSTPYDAPSSSSSGCPSPAPHSSSDPDDSPPKLLPETLSPAIPDWRESEVLDLSIPPESAATSKRSPSGGCSGGQTPSLSLSSSDPEQEAGDWRPEMSPCSNVVVTDVTSNLLTVTIKEFCNAEDFEKVAAGSGGGGSK; encoded by the exons ATGGAGCTGTCTGCAGTGGGGGAGCGCGTCTTCGCCGCCGAGTCCATCATCAAGCGCCGCATCCGAAAG GGGCGCATCGAGTACCTGGTGAAATGGAAAGGCTGGGCCATCAA GTACAGCACCTGGGAACCTGAGGAGAACATCCTAGACTCCCGCCTCATCGCCGCCTTCGAGCAGAA GGAACGAGAACGTGAGCTGTACGGGCCCAAGAAGAGAGGACCTAAACCTAAAACTTTTCTGCTGAAG GCTCGGGCCCAAGCGGAGGCCCTCCACATTGGGGATGTACACTTTTCTGTCAAGCCTGGTTCCAGTACCTCCTCTCCCAAACTCCACTCCAGCGCCGCGGTGCACCGGCTCAAGAAAGACATCCGGCGATGCCACCGCATGTCCCGGCGCCCCCTGCCCCGTCCGGATCCCCAGAACGGCGGCAGCGTGGGTGGCGGGGCTGGCATTCGTCCTCCTGTCTCGCCCTTCTCAGAGACCGTGCGCATCATCAACCGTAAGGTGAAACCCCGCGAGCCCAAACGCAGCCGCATCATCCTCAACCTCAAAGTCATTGACAAAGGTGGGAAGCCAGCCAATGGGGCCGGGGGCCTGGCTCGGCCCAAGATCCCTTCCCGAAATCGGGTCATTGGCAAGAGCAAAAAGTTCAGCGAGAGCGTCCTGCGCACTCAGATCCGCCACATGAAGTTTGGTACCTTTTCGCTCTACAATAAGCCGTCTGCTGCACCTACCCCCTCTCTGGAGGGCAAGGGGGAGGCCGAAGGCTCCCAGGCAGCCTCCTGTGGGCTCATTATGGGCTCCACCCCCTATGAtgcccccagctccagctcctctggctgcccatCACCTGCTCCCCACTCCTCCTCTGACCCAGATGATTCCCCTCCAAAGCTGCTCCCTGAGACCCTCAGCCCAGCCATCCCCGACTGGCGTGAGTCAGAGGTCCTTGACCTCTCAATCCCACCTGAGTCAGCTGCCACCAGCAAGCGTTCTCCCTCGGGAGGGTGTAGTGGGGGGCAGACTCCCTCCTTGTCCCTCTCCTCTTCTGACCCGGAGCAGGAGGCTGGCGACTGGCGTCCTGAGATGTCCCCTTGCTCTAATGTGGTGGTCACAGATGTCACCAGCAACCTCCTCACTGTAACCATCAAGGAGTTCTGCAATGCAGAGGATTTTGAGAAGGTGGCGGCAGGCAGTGGTGGAGGAGGCAGCAAGTGA
- the CBX6 gene encoding chromobox protein homolog 6 isoform X2, whose translation MELSAVGERVFAAESIIKRRIRKGRIEYLVKWKGWAIKYSTWEPEENILDSRLIAAFEQKERERELYGPKKRGPKPKTFLLKPGSSTSSPKLHSSAAVHRLKKDIRRCHRMSRRPLPRPDPQNGGSVGGGAGIRPPVSPFSETVRIINRKVKPREPKRSRIILNLKVIDKGGKPANGAGGLARPKIPSRNRVIGKSKKFSESVLRTQIRHMKFGTFSLYNKPSAAPTPSLEGKGEAEGSQAASCGLIMGSTPYDAPSSSSSGCPSPAPHSSSDPDDSPPKLLPETLSPAIPDWRESEVLDLSIPPESAATSKRSPSGGCSGGQTPSLSLSSSDPEQEAGDWRPEMSPCSNVVVTDVTSNLLTVTIKEFCNAEDFEKVAAGSGGGGSK comes from the exons ATGGAGCTGTCTGCAGTGGGGGAGCGCGTCTTCGCCGCCGAGTCCATCATCAAGCGCCGCATCCGAAAG GGGCGCATCGAGTACCTGGTGAAATGGAAAGGCTGGGCCATCAA GTACAGCACCTGGGAACCTGAGGAGAACATCCTAGACTCCCGCCTCATCGCCGCCTTCGAGCAGAA GGAACGAGAACGTGAGCTGTACGGGCCCAAGAAGAGAGGACCTAAACCTAAAACTTTTCTGCTGAAG CCTGGTTCCAGTACCTCCTCTCCCAAACTCCACTCCAGCGCCGCGGTGCACCGGCTCAAGAAAGACATCCGGCGATGCCACCGCATGTCCCGGCGCCCCCTGCCCCGTCCGGATCCCCAGAACGGCGGCAGCGTGGGTGGCGGGGCTGGCATTCGTCCTCCTGTCTCGCCCTTCTCAGAGACCGTGCGCATCATCAACCGTAAGGTGAAACCCCGCGAGCCCAAACGCAGCCGCATCATCCTCAACCTCAAAGTCATTGACAAAGGTGGGAAGCCAGCCAATGGGGCCGGGGGCCTGGCTCGGCCCAAGATCCCTTCCCGAAATCGGGTCATTGGCAAGAGCAAAAAGTTCAGCGAGAGCGTCCTGCGCACTCAGATCCGCCACATGAAGTTTGGTACCTTTTCGCTCTACAATAAGCCGTCTGCTGCACCTACCCCCTCTCTGGAGGGCAAGGGGGAGGCCGAAGGCTCCCAGGCAGCCTCCTGTGGGCTCATTATGGGCTCCACCCCCTATGAtgcccccagctccagctcctctggctgcccatCACCTGCTCCCCACTCCTCCTCTGACCCAGATGATTCCCCTCCAAAGCTGCTCCCTGAGACCCTCAGCCCAGCCATCCCCGACTGGCGTGAGTCAGAGGTCCTTGACCTCTCAATCCCACCTGAGTCAGCTGCCACCAGCAAGCGTTCTCCCTCGGGAGGGTGTAGTGGGGGGCAGACTCCCTCCTTGTCCCTCTCCTCTTCTGACCCGGAGCAGGAGGCTGGCGACTGGCGTCCTGAGATGTCCCCTTGCTCTAATGTGGTGGTCACAGATGTCACCAGCAACCTCCTCACTGTAACCATCAAGGAGTTCTGCAATGCAGAGGATTTTGAGAAGGTGGCGGCAGGCAGTGGTGGAGGAGGCAGCAAGTGA